A portion of the Terriglobia bacterium genome contains these proteins:
- the rpmC gene encoding 50S ribosomal protein L29 — protein sequence MKPEKIREMSDEELMNQDKDLSDQLFRLRFQLSMGQTESLKKIRELRKDIARIKTVRRQRQIQLASEAK from the coding sequence ATGAAACCAGAAAAGATTCGTGAGATGTCGGACGAAGAGCTGATGAACCAGGACAAGGATCTTTCCGATCAGCTCTTCCGGCTCCGCTTTCAGCTTTCCATGGGACAGACGGAGAGTCTGAAGAAGATCCGGGAGTTGCGGAAAGACATTGCCCGCATCAAAACCGTGCGCCGGCAACGGCAAATTCAACTGGCAAGCGAGGCGAAATGA
- the rplP gene encoding 50S ribosomal protein L16, translated as MLMPKKVKYRKQQRGRRRGKAWRGSELSFGQYGLKVMEPGWITDRQIEAARVAITRFVKRGGKVWIRVFPDKPITKKPAETRMGKGKGAPEGWVAVVRPGKILYEMEGIPEAAAVEAMTLAAHKLGLKTKFVSRYHAAGK; from the coding sequence ATGTTGATGCCAAAAAAAGTGAAGTACCGAAAGCAGCAGCGCGGGAGAAGGCGCGGCAAGGCGTGGCGAGGATCGGAGCTGAGTTTCGGCCAGTATGGGCTGAAAGTCATGGAGCCCGGCTGGATCACGGATCGGCAGATTGAAGCCGCTCGTGTCGCCATTACACGCTTCGTCAAACGCGGCGGCAAGGTGTGGATCCGTGTGTTTCCCGACAAACCGATCACCAAGAAGCCCGCGGAAACCCGTATGGGCAAGGGCAAGGGCGCCCCTGAGGGATGGGTGGCGGTGGTTCGCCCGGGAAAAATCCTTTACGAAATGGAAGGGATTCCTGAAGCCGCGGCGGTCGAGGCCATGACGCTGGCCGCCCACAAATTGGGTCTGAAGACCAAGTTTGTTTCGCGTTACCACGCAGCGGGAAAGTGA
- the rpsC gene encoding 30S ribosomal protein S3, translating to MGQKTHPYGFRLGYNKPWRSRWYSKRDFGALLHEDLKLKRMLKERLGHAGVANIEVERAANKLRITIHASRPGIIIGRKGADIDRLKQEVTKKTKRDVYLGIQEVNKPELDAQLVSEAIAMQLEKRVAFRRAMRKAVDSALRFGAKGIKVRCSGRLNGAEIARSEWYLQGQLPLHTLRADIDYGFAEARTTYGQIGVKVWVYKGEIFEAKKPQPQAAPKPAPTPPASPAAPGSETV from the coding sequence GTGGGTCAAAAAACACACCCGTATGGATTCCGGCTGGGCTACAACAAACCCTGGCGCTCCCGATGGTATTCCAAGCGCGATTTTGGTGCCCTGCTTCATGAGGACTTGAAGCTCAAGCGCATGTTGAAGGAGCGTCTCGGTCATGCCGGAGTTGCTAATATCGAGGTGGAACGGGCGGCGAACAAGCTGCGGATAACCATCCACGCGTCCCGCCCCGGAATCATCATTGGGCGCAAGGGCGCCGACATTGATCGCTTGAAGCAGGAAGTGACCAAGAAAACCAAACGGGACGTGTATCTCGGGATTCAGGAAGTGAACAAACCTGAGCTGGATGCGCAGCTCGTCTCCGAGGCCATTGCCATGCAATTGGAAAAGCGCGTGGCATTCCGGCGCGCCATGCGAAAGGCCGTGGATTCGGCGCTTCGCTTTGGGGCGAAAGGGATCAAGGTGCGGTGCTCGGGGCGATTGAACGGTGCTGAAATTGCCCGCTCGGAATGGTACCTCCAGGGCCAGCTGCCCTTGCATACGCTGCGCGCCGATATCGATTATGGGTTTGCAGAGGCCCGGACCACTTATGGGCAGATTGGCGTGAAAGTGTGGGTGTACAAGGGCGAGATTTTCGAAGCGAAAAAGCCTCAACCCCAGGCAGCCCCGAAACCGGCTCCGACGCCTCCGGCCAGCCCCGCTGCGCCGGGGTCGGAAACCGTCTAG
- the rplV gene encoding 50S ribosomal protein L22 has protein sequence MESKATARYLRISPQKVRLVADLIRGKQVGKAIDVLRFTKKRGAKHVEKLLHSAIANAQQKEENIDVDRLYVSRTYVNEGPRLKRIRPAPMGRAYRYQRRMAHITIELATKGKAAEE, from the coding sequence ATGGAATCAAAGGCAACGGCTCGATATTTAAGGATTTCCCCGCAGAAGGTGCGACTGGTGGCGGATCTGATTCGTGGCAAGCAAGTGGGGAAGGCGATCGATGTCCTCCGGTTCACAAAGAAGCGGGGTGCGAAGCACGTCGAGAAACTACTGCATTCGGCGATCGCAAATGCACAGCAGAAAGAAGAGAACATCGATGTCGACCGATTGTACGTCAGCCGGACCTATGTCAACGAGGGCCCGAGACTGAAGCGCATACGGCCTGCTCCCATGGGGCGGGCATATCGGTACCAGAGACGGATGGCACACATTACCATTGAACTGGCCACAAAAGGTAAGGCCGCCGAGGAATAA
- the rpsS gene encoding 30S ribosomal protein S19 produces MGRSLKKGPFVDHHLMKKIESMNQGLDKKVIKTWSRRSQIVPEMVGHTIAVHNGKKFIPVYITENMVGHRLGEFSPTRIFKGHSSKILAERAVAPAGPAGIPAGGGGAAPATPAAPAAPKT; encoded by the coding sequence ATGGGTCGTTCACTGAAAAAGGGACCGTTTGTGGATCATCATCTGATGAAGAAGATCGAATCCATGAACCAGGGGCTTGACAAGAAAGTCATCAAGACCTGGTCCAGGCGTTCACAAATTGTCCCTGAAATGGTTGGCCATACCATCGCGGTTCACAACGGCAAGAAGTTCATCCCCGTGTATATTACGGAGAACATGGTGGGACATCGTCTGGGCGAGTTCTCCCCCACCCGGATCTTCAAGGGACACAGCTCGAAGATTCTGGCAGAACGAGCGGTGGCGCCCGCAGGACCGGCTGGAATTCCCGCGGGTGGCGGCGGCGCCGCTCCCGCCACACCGGCTGCTCCCGCTGCCCCGAAGACTTAG
- the rplB gene encoding 50S ribosomal protein L2, producing the protein MGLKTFKPYTSTRRFHTVVDTSELTTDRPLKSLTESKKRISGRDNYGHLTIWRRGGGHKRQYRIVDFKRDKTGIPAKVASIEYDPNRSARIALLQYADGEKRYILHPLGLTVGQSVVSGPEADILVGNALPLKNVPVGTNIHNIELRPGKGGQMVRSAGGSAQVVARDEKYAQVRLSSGEIRMVDVNCYATIGQVGNLDHENVSIGKAGRSRWLGRRPTNRGVAMNPVDHPHGGGEGKTSGGRHPVTPWGQPTRGYKTRNSKRTDRWIVKRRK; encoded by the coding sequence ATGGGACTTAAAACTTTCAAACCATATACTTCGACGCGGCGGTTTCATACCGTCGTGGACACGAGCGAGTTGACGACGGATCGCCCGCTCAAGAGTCTCACTGAATCCAAGAAGCGGATCAGCGGCCGTGATAATTATGGCCACTTGACCATTTGGCGCCGCGGCGGCGGGCACAAGCGCCAGTATCGGATTGTCGATTTCAAGCGGGATAAAACCGGAATTCCGGCCAAGGTCGCCAGCATCGAATACGATCCCAATCGATCCGCGCGGATTGCCCTCCTGCAGTATGCCGACGGAGAGAAGCGATATATTCTCCATCCCCTCGGCCTGACGGTTGGACAGTCGGTCGTGTCCGGTCCGGAGGCCGATATCCTGGTGGGAAACGCGCTTCCTTTGAAGAATGTCCCCGTGGGAACCAACATCCACAACATTGAATTGCGGCCCGGCAAAGGCGGCCAGATGGTGCGGAGCGCCGGCGGCTCGGCTCAGGTGGTGGCACGCGATGAGAAGTATGCCCAAGTGCGGCTGTCCTCGGGGGAGATCCGGATGGTAGATGTAAATTGTTATGCCACCATCGGGCAGGTGGGGAATCTCGACCACGAAAATGTGTCTATCGGCAAGGCGGGACGCAGCCGATGGCTCGGCCGGCGTCCCACCAATCGGGGTGTGGCGATGAATCCGGTTGATCATCCGCACGGCGGGGGAGAGGGCAAGACCTCCGGCGGCCGGCATCCGGTCACCCCGTGGGGTCAGCCCACCCGGGGGTATAAGACCCGCAACAGCAAGCGTACGGATCGTTGGATCGTCAAGCGGAGGAAGTGA
- a CDS encoding 50S ribosomal protein L23, whose product MKNRYQIIRRPIITEKGLDKKEKEHTLCFEVDPHANKVEIKSAVEQIFKVKVESVRTSNFEGKERRRGRFAGHKPDWKKAYVKLVAGEKMPEYGENV is encoded by the coding sequence ATGAAAAACCGTTATCAGATCATCCGACGCCCCATCATTACGGAGAAGGGCCTTGATAAGAAAGAGAAGGAGCACACCCTCTGCTTTGAGGTGGATCCGCATGCCAACAAGGTTGAGATCAAGTCCGCCGTCGAACAGATTTTCAAAGTGAAGGTGGAATCGGTGCGCACCTCAAATTTCGAAGGTAAAGAGCGCCGTCGCGGCCGTTTTGCCGGACACAAACCGGATTGGAAAAAGGCCTACGTGAAGTTGGTCGCAGGCGAGAAGATGCCGGAATACGGAGAAAACGTTTAG
- the rplD gene encoding 50S ribosomal protein L4, translating to MPIIEVKNLQNEVVGNLPLSDELFLGDVNEGLLWEVVKHYLASKRAGTHATKNRGAVRGGGKKPWRQKGTGRARVGSSRNPLWRHGGTAHGPQPRDYSFTLPKQKIRGALKSALRAKFNDHKLTVIDEFKLESHKTKSLASLLDNFKLAKDLLIVDSPGNTSLIRASRNLPDVKFCASGQVHTYDVLKYDHVFFSKQAITDLQKVLSGGGAKAA from the coding sequence ATGCCCATAATCGAAGTGAAAAATTTACAGAACGAAGTGGTCGGCAATCTGCCGCTCTCCGATGAGCTGTTTCTCGGTGATGTGAACGAGGGCTTGCTGTGGGAGGTGGTGAAACACTACCTTGCATCCAAGCGGGCGGGGACCCATGCGACCAAGAACCGGGGAGCCGTGAGAGGCGGCGGAAAGAAACCGTGGCGGCAGAAAGGGACCGGCCGTGCCCGCGTAGGCAGCTCCCGAAATCCTCTGTGGCGGCACGGCGGCACAGCCCACGGACCTCAACCCCGCGACTATTCCTTCACCCTCCCCAAACAGAAGATCCGGGGGGCGCTGAAGTCGGCGTTGCGCGCGAAATTTAATGACCACAAGTTGACGGTCATCGACGAATTCAAGCTGGAATCACACAAGACCAAGAGCCTCGCGTCCTTGTTGGACAATTTCAAGCTGGCAAAGGATTTGCTGATTGTGGATTCCCCGGGGAATACCAGTTTGATCCGGGCCTCGCGGAATCTGCCGGATGTGAAGTTTTGCGCCAGTGGCCAGGTGCATACCTACGACGTGCTCAAATACGATCACGTGTTTTTCTCCAAGCAGGCGATCACCGATCTTCAGAAGGTCCTGTCGGGGGGAGGAGCCAAAGCGGCATGA
- the rplC gene encoding 50S ribosomal protein L3, producing the protein MINGIIAKKVGMTQIFRSDGVVVPVTVLKAGPCVVVQRKTAAKEGYDAVQLGLVEFLNPKKVTKPMAGHFKKHGDVAPVRLLREVRLEGQSDEVKVGDKVLVDQFKPADKVDVVGTSKGRGFAGFVKRHHFRGGAATHGSMFHRAPGSIGASAFPSRVLKGMKGAGHMGVERVTVKNLQVVQVDVENHLLLVKGAVPGHEGAVVMVRKSQRQ; encoded by the coding sequence ATGATAAACGGCATAATTGCAAAAAAGGTGGGAATGACGCAGATCTTTCGCTCAGACGGGGTGGTGGTGCCGGTGACCGTTTTGAAGGCCGGTCCGTGTGTCGTCGTGCAGCGGAAGACGGCCGCAAAGGAAGGGTATGACGCCGTCCAGTTGGGTCTCGTTGAATTCCTGAATCCCAAAAAAGTCACCAAGCCGATGGCCGGCCATTTCAAGAAACACGGCGATGTCGCGCCGGTCCGGTTATTGCGCGAGGTGCGTCTCGAGGGACAAAGTGACGAGGTGAAGGTGGGTGACAAGGTCCTGGTAGATCAGTTCAAACCCGCGGACAAGGTGGATGTCGTGGGAACGAGCAAGGGCCGAGGCTTTGCAGGGTTTGTGAAGCGGCACCATTTTCGCGGAGGGGCGGCGACTCACGGGTCCATGTTCCATCGAGCGCCCGGCTCGATCGGCGCCTCGGCGTTTCCATCCCGTGTCCTTAAGGGCATGAAAGGGGCGGGTCATATGGGAGTCGAACGGGTCACCGTAAAGAATCTTCAGGTGGTCCAGGTGGATGTGGAGAACCATCTCCTTCTGGTGAAGGGGGCGGTTCCCGGACATGAAGGGGCCGTGGTCATGGTCCGCAAGAGCCAGCGACAGTAG